The DNA window gcctcctggaacTCACTCTCACTGTGAATCCACCAGAATTCTATGCTCATGGGCAGCAAAGAACGGTGGTGGACAAGTGCATACATCATTGTACCACAGGCTTCACTTACAAAACACAAGGTCAAAGATCAAATTACCAAGAATTTCAATATGACGACAgcagaattttaaagaaagcacAAGGCCCCTTCTGAGCATGGGCACTATGTAACTGTGCTGCTTGCTTGCCATGAAGCCAGACNNNNNNNNNNNNNNNNNNNNNNNNNNNNNNNNNNNNNNNNNNNNNNNNNNNNNNNNNNNNNNNNNNNNNNNNNNNNNNNNNNNNNNNNNNNNNNNNNNNNTTGTTTCCCCATTCATCTTCCTGTTGAAGCGACTGCCTTACTGTGGTCACCATGTCATGGCCCACACATACTGTGAGCACATGGGCATCGCTCGCCTGGCCTGTGCCAACATCACTGTCAATGTTGTCTATGGGCTGACTGTGGCCTTGCTGGCCGTGGGTCTGGATGCCATCCTCATTGCCATTTCCTATGGCTTCATCCTCCATGCTGTCTTCCGCCTTCCATCTCAAGATGCCAGGCACAAGGCTCTGAGTACCTGTGGCTCCCACCTCGGGGTCATCCTGGTCTTCTACATTCctgccttcttctccttcctcacccaCCGTTTTGGCCAGCACCGAGTCCCCAAGAATGTGCACATTTTCCTGGCAAACCTGTATGTGCTGGTGCCTCCTGTGCTCAACCCCATCATCTATGGGGCTAGGACCAAGGCGATTCGGAGCCGACTTCCCAAATTGTTGCATGTGAGGATGGTCTCAGTGTGAATTCTGACCAGTGGTTGGAGATGATAAAGACTGCTAAATGGCTTGAGAATTGTCTGGATGCGTGTGTATGGATGGAAGCCATGGATGTGAGAGGGGTAATCACTTGGAAGGAAGTGCTGGAGAAAGGGGAATGGTCAGATAATTTGGACATGTTAAGGATTACACCAAATAATCTCCTTCAGCAATTCTGAATTGCCCAGAACATATTGTACTTTTTTCTGTCATCTAAACAGGGACTATAATTTACCAGGACACAAGGCATCTCTATCTGTAGTTCACACtgcatttcattttagaaatattctacAGGCAATGGagtgacaaacaaacaaaaaatagcatATCTGGAGTGAATTTGAATCTGAGCTCCAAAAACTCTGAGCAGTGATTAAGAGCATTAGAACACAAATGGTATCATCAGAGTACCTGGGTTTGAAAACTGGTTTCTCCATTCACTAGTTTTGTGTTTTGAGCATGTTGGTAAATTCTTCTGTGCCTATTTAGGTCAAATGTAGgtgaggataataatacctaACTCTCGAGGTTGTGGTGAGGGTAAAAGAAATTACTGAGTGTATATAGAAAACTTAGAACAGGGTCTGAAGCATATAATAGTCAATAAGGAAATGTAAGATGTAAAAGTCATGTGACCTCTCAAAAATGTGTTAGTTTTATGAATCATCTAAGAATAATTGTGTATTTTCTCATCTCACGTAATTTATGTTACAATATTTATAACTGCTCTGTACAGTTAGACATTGTTTGGTATATGATTAGCACTCACTAAAACCATATTTTCCCCCATTACTATCCACTCCTCTGTTTGCAAGAGTCATTTCCTTTTTAGCCAGTAATCTATCTCCTATTAAGATTTACCTGTTCAGAGTCTCAGTGCCTTTCTTCATAACCCGTGTTCATTTCAATTACTGagtgtatcttttaaatttatcataCTTAAAATTTGTTGAGCTTCTGTTAATATTGTTCACCAAATTAGGAGTGTTTCACTGTTACTTCTTCAaatgttccttctttctctctctgctccttctcagactttcatacatatatattgtcATTTTTGATGATGTTTCATAAGTCTTGAGCCTCTTCTcagtttccttcattcttttttcctttggttacTCAGACTGCATGATCGTCATTGACCAGTCCTCTTGTTTGCTGTTTCTTTCTATTCTCAAATGTACTGTTAAGCccttagaataaatttttatttcagttattaaattttatttctgcttatttattcattttgagagagaaagagagaatgggggggaagagagagaaatgggaaagagaaaatcccaagtaggctcctcaccgccagtgcagagcccagcacaggctgAATTCATgaacaagattatgacctgagtcaaaattaagagtcagatgcttaaccaactgagccacccaggtgtacctcaattattgaaattttaactctagaatttatatatgatttttttaaatgattactatCTCTTTACTAATAATATTATCACAATTTCCTTTAGTTCATTGAGCATATTTAAAATAGCTGATTTTAAAGTCATGATTTAAGAAGTCCAATGTTTTGACTTCCTCAGGGACAGTTtctcttggtattttttttctctgtatggaccataatttttgtttcttttgatgcCCCGTAATCTATTGAAAACTGGACGCTTTGTGGCAACTCTGGGAATcacacatttctctttctccagaatTTGCTTTTGAGGCTGGCATTTGCTCAGTGGTTTTCTGAATTAATTCTGTAACATCAATTTTTTTGTGCAGCCACTGAAGCTGAGTTAGCTCAGTGCCAGTTAATAACCGGAAGATTTTCTTATACACTTGGGAGCAGTAAGTCTTTGTCTTTGCTCAGGGATCTGTGGGCATAATGGAACACAATTACAACACCCAGACATCCATTACGGGACTCTATGCTAGCCTTTATTTTTCTGCTCAGGCACAGTCTCAAGATAAGCCAGGGATGAGGCATGAGGGCCTTCTCAGATCTTTTCTGGTCATTTCTACAGCCCTGGGCATGTGCAGAGCCCTGACATACACATGGCCTTCTATACCTCaggcatatgttaaaaatattcaaagctcCTATAATTATCTCATTCTTCAGCTTTTCCTTTTTAGCAGTTtggttaatttattatttttcccaactGTTATCCACTACCACAGTCACCTGCAAAGTTTGTTGATGGCTGGTAATTGTTTTTTACTTACCCATAGGAAAAAACAATGTTCGTATGAAGAGAGCTGCAGATCAGATCAGATAGAGACAGTCTAGCAAGATGATCTTCACAGGAATTATCAGACCAAATAATGACAAGTTTCTGGAAAGGAGATTTTGAAAGAAGTCTATCTCCAAACTGCTCCCTCTGGATGCCACTAGACCATTGGTTTTCACTGTGCACTccggttattattttttaatgctacaATAGAGCTAGGGAGTGGGGGAATGGGATTAGGGCAAATCAAAATGACACAAAGCCACCAATCTCGCAAAAGGTCaaccatttttcttaaatacactTCACCAAGACAGATGCAAGCTTTTGTTTAATGTCCAGAATTTTGAACAAGTTGATTCAGACCATTTCTTGTccgttttctcattttctcaatggaagaagaaaacttcTGAGGTCCTTACTTGGCCATTTTCACAGATGTCACCACCATCCTCCACATTATTTCTTTGCTGGCAGACATGAGAGCCAAGCTATCCCTTAGGGAAAAGGGGAGGAAGCATGTTATATTTGAGAACATGTTTTTTGGATCAGACTTGTTATGAATACCAGGTTAGTCACTTACCAGTTAGATGTTGTTAACCTAAACCATGAATGAAACCTTAGTTTTCCTTGTCCTTAGGAAGATATAATATCCTAAAACCCCCCTCCATGTGTTGTTGTGGGTATCCTATGAATTATTTACTTAAGTTGCAAGATGGCAGGAGTGCGACAGATGTTATTTCTCTTCACCAGCATCTACTCCCCTCTTGGAACAATGATAGGAGGGACAGGGTAGAAATCAGAGAGCTGGACTCCCGCCAGTTGTGGGTGTTCTCAGGCAGGAATGCTGGGCTGAGTTCACAGAGGAAGGACTTCCTGTCACGTTTCTCCTAAGGGCGCTGTTGTTCTCAGCTCTGGCTTAAAATCCTCCACTCCTCTTTGACTGTTACTCTCATCCTCATGTCCATTTagttttcaagtttcattgcCTTCCTACAAacatttctgccattttatttatatcttatctTCCTGACTTTAGACTTTCACCATCTGAATTACCAAAGCAATCGCCTACTTTTTCCCTGCACCAGCTCTGCCAGAGTGCATCAATTTCTTCCCTTGGCTGACAGAGTGATCGCTCTAAAATCCAAATACTCCTCTTTAAGTTCTTCAAAGCATACACATTatcctttctttcaaaattggataATGCCGGAATTATGTATCATTCTTCAGGTCTTGGTCTTAACTCACCTGTCTACTGCTATTACCCATTGATTTTTGGCTAGAATACTTAATCTTCCATTTCTTGGGCAGAAAAAGAAGTGTGTATATTATAACCTGGTACAAGGGGCTATACCATGAGTTGCTCAAGGACATGTTTATTTGCCATTGGATCcccttatgttttatttcatttagtcattCCCTCCCTCATGGACAATATTATAGTCATATCATACCATAAAACTGCACCCACTGTCACCATTGACCTCAATATTCCTACATACTTTGGACTCTCAATTAAGATGCTGTTACAGTTGACtgttccatatttttttattgtttcttttctcttggattACTGGCACACTTCTTTGTTGCTCCACCTTTCTCCATGTTTACCccatctttattttcatgtttgcctctcttcagtttcctttacACTTGTTTATGTAATTGGAGAGGCCGAAAAGTCCCATGATTTG is part of the Suricata suricatta isolate VVHF042 chromosome 11, meerkat_22Aug2017_6uvM2_HiC, whole genome shotgun sequence genome and encodes:
- the LOC115271632 gene encoding olfactory receptor 52D1-like; this encodes MGLFNVTRPASFLLTGIPGLESSHAWLAGPLCVLYAVALGGNTVILQAVRVEPSLHEPMYYFLSMLSFSDLAMSMATLPTVLRTFCLNARSIPFDACLIQMFLIHSFSMMESGILLAMSFDRYVAICDPLHYATVLTNEVIAGMGMAVAARSFIIVSPFIFLLKRLPYCGHHVMAHTYCEHMGIARLACANITVNVVYGLTVALLAVGLDAILIAISYGFILHAVFRLPSQDARHKALSTCGSHLGVILVFYIPAFFSFLTHRFGQHRVPKNVHIFLANLYVLVPPVLNPIIYGARTKAIRSRLPKLLHVRMVSV